The nucleotide window TATTGATACTGGCCGAAGTGTGCGGCTATCGGATTCGGGTGGAATTTCTACAGAAAGGGGAGAAATAATGACGGCTAAAGAGTACCTGAGCCGCATCCGGCGGCAGAACCAGATTGTTAAGCAGGTGGAAAAGGAGCTGGCTGCCGTCAAAGCGGATATTGTATCCCTGAAAGCGGCCAGTCTGGCAGAAAAGGTGTCCGGGTCCAGACACGCAGACCTGGCGGACAGCTATATCCGCCTAGAGAAATATTTCGACAAAGTCAATGCGGAGTGGGATGTACTGATTGATATGCGGGAAGAAGC belongs to Megasphaera vaginalis (ex Bordigoni et al. 2020) and includes:
- a CDS encoding DUF1492 domain-containing protein, which gives rise to IDTGRSVRLSDSGGISTERGEIMTAKEYLSRIRRQNQIVKQVEKELAAVKADIVSLKAASLAEKVSGSRHADLADSYIRLEKYFDKVNAEWDVLIDMREEAKTMIRALPDEHQQAVLYARYINCDRWETIAFDMHYSWRGIFGLHGEALKAFERVHRSALLKGV